From the Cucumis sativus cultivar 9930 chromosome 5, Cucumber_9930_V3, whole genome shotgun sequence genome, the window TCTCACCAACAATTTCTGGTTTCCATCACCGAGAAGAGCATGCCACACTGCAAACAATTGTTATGTtaaggaaattaattaatataatgttgCAAAGTATTATGATTAATATAAtgttagttattttattaactattGGTTATTGCATTGCAACTATTGTACTGTTGGGATTTcaagctttttttttattatattcccTGTGGCAACAGTTTCGTCATTTCTCATTCATTGAAGCTTAATATGTCATGAATTTAGTAATGGGACTgataaataaatcttttgtGACGGTTAGAACGAACGAACCTTTTATGAAAGGCTCTCCCTTTTGCTATTGTATTTCCACTCTTCTCATACTAGAACATCAGCGATCGGTTGCCATTCAAATTCCTCCCACAAATCTTTAGATGCAAAGAGATAATACAACAGTAGGACCTTcctaagaaaaatttaaaacatttagaaatcTTCCTCTATctcaaaggaaaaataattaaaataagtgaCCTATATGCTCTCATTGTGAAAGTAAAAGGGCAGATGGTGGATCAATGCTgagtattaattataatttgagttCTTCCAGTCAATGTTGTTTCCTTTACCAATTTGccaaaaatttcatgaaaTAGGTATTTGTTTAGCTTCTTCTACTCATCTTAACAATCCAAATATTATATGAGAGAAGGAGAAACATAAGCTTAGAAACCCTCGTTCCCtacacaaaaatattatagcACCATTCTTTTAGAATATAGTAAATTATTCTCCATGGAAAAAAATTGGTCATCTTCAAAGGAGTTCTTATAGGCCAATGTTTCTCGGTTTTGGAAAGGGTGCTATTGGCTCCGTTTAAAGAGCCACGTTCTTGTCTTCATCTTGGGTAAGTTAGTATTGTTCGATAGATAAaaccttaaactttttaaacgcacaaattttaagtaaaaaaatattctagcACGAAACCCTTGAATGGACAGTGGAAACAATGATTGAAAAGGGTGTGTTGAGTTTATTTACTTACACTACTTAGAGTGCTTCACATTTAAGGACGACATCCTCTCAACGCCTAATGTCCACACTTGTTCACTTATTGAGATACGAATGAAGGAAGTCATCTCATTAAGGTTGAGAAAACTATTCCTTACGTGTATTAGTCACGTTCTTGATTCTTACCCTTTCGGGTAGTTAACGCATGgaaacaaaaagttgaaagcaCAAATTAGGGATGAGAGTTTGCTTCAATTTCATGTAAAAGATATAAAGCAaaagaagatagaaaaaaaggtttattATCATGTGTAGCAAGTGGTGAGTGGTTCCATGAAGCATTATATTGTATTCGGGCTCTATGCATTATATTGTATTTATCCCATAGCTGAGTCTTCATTCATATACTCTATTCTTTTCCTTCCCCTGCtacttatatataaattcaagtCACTTTGCTCTTTGAATTAACTTGAATGGAAACCAATTCCAAataattttggtttgttttccTGAGTTCTCTTCCGATCactttagaaaaaacaacaaccaTAGCTAATATCACAATGTGATGCAACTTGCAGCTGAAGTGTTTGGGATAAATTCATATCTTTAATCACAAAGGTGAAGTGGAAACACTAGACCAACCACACTTCCTTTATGTTTCTCTAATTCTAAAcgttttgaaaagtaaaatagtcATATGTTCTTTGATTGTGTCTATTCAAGATTAATCTGATCTCTTTTCAAATGGTAAGAATCACTCTTGCATGCTTAACTATCAAATTTTCAtggataataaaataatgtgcAATTTATGGCTTAGCCTTTAGGTAATTAATAcaactataaattttgtttttctagaaATCTTAATCATGCTACTTTCTTATTGGAATTGTGTAGTGTTTcatgtttctaatttaaattgttttaggtatgctttgatttttttttctttttttaaatttagtcaataatcataaaataatagttCCTATCAAATCATAGGAACCATTTACAACTCTTTCAAACGATAAAAACTAACTTTCATAACAATGATTAAGTTCTAACTTTCGAAAAATTTATAAGGACCAAgtttacaatttaattttctttcattgttttgtttgatcaACATCAGTAAATCCAAGCCTTGATCACTCTTCTCTGGCGAATCATCATGATGATGATTAACGGTTTAGATCAAAGTTTAGGTAATTAGCTTGACTAAAACTACCCTATCAATTTATACCAAGTAGCTTCTCACCGTATCGCAAATACAATTTCATTCATATAAACAATTGAGGACATATACATGGAGTGGTGAGATGCTCAAAAAGTACAAAGTGAAAAAGTGTGTGGGTGGAGGGAGACGATTacataaatacaacaaagtCAAGGGAGATATATCGTGTTATATTGGGCTGTGGCTCGAAAAGAGTTTAGAGTTAGTGAGACCAATGGCTAACAAGAAAGCAGACCTTCTCTCAAAGATGGACCAACATAGTGCAACCGAGGAGTTGATTATGATATATTAGTCTTTTATGTCTTCCTATTCAAACAACAAACTAAAGGTTTTTGGTATAAAACAGTACTTATGTCATTGTCAAAGAAATTGATACAAAAGGAACTTTAAACAACTTTTATGAAGAGCTTACAAACAttaatatatactttcaaGAAAATACTCTTTTACTCTCTAAAGGCATTCACTCACTTTTCATTCTAAGTTTTTATCCAACTCtcttgcttttctttctccctttctttgcTTGTTTTTGTGGCCctactatttatatataggtGAGAGATCTTTGGAGTCCAAGCAGGATGATGTCTCTAGAATTTGAACTATTCTAGatttttcttagtttattTATGTACGTCAACATAATTCTACATAAATCTAATTTActtcaagaattttcttagattagttaggctatatattttaacatcCACGATCAGATTCACAGTCCCAAGTACCAAATTCTAAATTCTTTCCACAAAACTATAGTTACATTATAAGGAATGCATGAAAAGGTGGTTCATAAGGTCATTGTCTTTTTTGCAAAGACCAAGGACACAAATTTAGGTAAGGTACATGCTCAAAAGTCTTCTTTGTAAGATGTTCACGGTATTGATGCTCTTAGTTATCAGGATAATGCAAATGAAAAACTTACATTTCTTTGGTATCGATAATTTTCAAAGATGAACAACTTTAGGATCAATAGTGTGCAGTCCTTGTGTGAAGCCTCGAAGGAGCCATCCTTAATAAACTTGCAGAGAGGAATATCATCAGCCTTGCTGCTACCAGGAATACAGAAACCCATATCCGCTGCAGTCCATAGGGAAGTTTTTCTTTGCCTGTTTTTCCCGGACGAAAATTCCAACATCATTTGCATTGTTCTTCGAGACATCTTTGATGGATAGATTTTTGTTACTTGtcaaaaatgtcaaattattcatgagagtttttaaaaaatataacaaatcgataaaatatttacaatgtatagaaaaattttgaaaatgaaaaaaaaaattcataggACCAAGAATAgaaaataccaaatataatCCAGTTAACACATGATTAATCAACCACACGTACGtgtgtaattcttcttcttcttctaaaggATCGTGTAGGAAATAATGCACGATCGTATAGGTAGAATCAACACTGGAAATATGCGTGCAGGTAATTCTTTTCTAAATGATAAcgatacacgatcgtgtagtttTTTCTAACGATGGAAAATGCTTAGTGTAATTCTTCTtataaacgatcatgatatacgatcatgtagttctttttaacgaTGAGAAAAAGGTTTCGAGTAATTCTTCTTCCAAATGATCATGATACGCGATTGTGTAGGaattgatacacgatcgtgtagttcattttaatgatgaaaaaaaaaaaatgtttcgtgtaaattgtaatttttcttctaaacgatcatgatacacaatcatatagaaaataatacaCGATCGAgtaggaaatgatacacgatcatgtagttctttttaacgatgaaaaaaatatttcaaatctaaacgatcgtgttgactatGCTAAACGATCATGATGACTATGTAAgtgattgtttagattatatcaaaatggtatttaaacaatattgatATTCTGGAAGAGctgtaagaaagaaagaggagatgaagaaagaaagaagaaaatagtaaatgatagtttagatttgactattattttatagacgatcgtttagatttgatcgtttagaGTTGGCTACCgtaatctaaacaattttttttttaaattctttagtaagcgatcgtttaaatttgactgttctttggtacaaaatcgtttagatttaatcattcaaatttaggtagtcaaatctaaacgattttttttccattatttttttgtacatgattttttagatttaattgtttaaatttgggtagccaaatctaacccaaatttaaacgattttcTTACAgtattttttggtacacggttgtttgtatttggtacaagatcgtttctatttggtacacgattgtttagatttaatcgTTTGAATTTTGGTAGCAAAATCTCAATGctttttgttcaagatttttacgtacacgatcgtttagatttgatcgtttaaattttgttaaacaaatctaaatgattttttaaagattatttggtacacgatcgttttaatttaactatttttttgtatatgatcTAGATTTTGGTTAGATCtaaatgatttctttttcaagattttttatatttggtagaCGATCTTGAACaaccaacaattaaaaaaatagattttttttatattttgtacatgatcttgaaccaaacaaaagtttaaaaacaaattaaataaaagaaaaatggcagaagaagagaagaaagacgacagagagagagaaaagagaataaaggcaatggagagaaaaaaaatcgcaaaagagaaagagaaaaaagatgatgaaaagaaagggCAAAtctagaatatttttaaaaattggtcAACTTaatgaacttttttattttgttacatgagTCGTTGGATGTTTGACTCACGTAGTTTAATGGAAAATTGCATCAGATGAcaaaaaagatttagaaaaaagcAGCTCATAGCAtctattttttgcatattacaaatatgataagtaattagatatatagAGGGATATCcacatataaaattattgctTTGACAATTTAGAACATGGAGTGACATGAGtcttattatcttttttttttttgttgctatttttgcaaacttcCCTAATTTAATCatgaaacatattttatatatataaataaaaaacagaaaagaaataaataagtgtcaataagaaaataatcaaattaaaattgaaaattggagaGTGaggtttaatatatatatatataaataaaggaaaaaaaaaagagtcaataagttttgttaattaagGAAAATTGGAAAGTTgatgttaatttaataaaaaaatatttttaagattagaatttagaaatggatgtatttaatatatatataattcaaatatgaaacatattatatatatatatatatattaaaaacaataaagaagtTGTCTACAACTTCActactctatttttttttgttgatactttttctttcatactattttttaatgttattttttaaaaaaatattatttaaaaagaaaaaaaaaagttgaggaaagcgaacagaagaagaagaagaagaaagaagaagaagaagaagaaagaagaagttgGGCAGCTGCATAACACACATCATAGAGAGAGTGAGATTTCTGTATCTTTGAGATCTTCGAGGGAGAAAAGGGTGTTTAACAGGTGAGTACTGCTATGTTGTGGGTACTTTGTCGAACTTGGTTTTGAAGTGAGGCGTTGGTCCACGTATAGGTCTCCCAATTCATTGGGTGTTATTTGGTGGAGTTTGCTCTCAACCTAATTGTCTCGATCGTGGTTAAGTTACATattgtttatctttttatttattttctgtaatttttattttctattgctttttaataaaatcatttcaagCTGTTTGAAAGTGGAATCAAACTACTATATATTGTCGTCTCTTTGTTTCTCTATTCTGGGCAATGAGTTCtaggtttatatttttataagttcTATTGAAAGTTTCATTCGATACAAAAGATGGTGTCCGATAATTTGTTGTTTCAGTTGGAGTGCTTAGGCTAGTGGATGAGGCAACTGTTACAAACCAGTTTGATAAAGTCAttctcaaataaattatatctaGAAGAGAAATTCTTTAGATATAAAATGGACCAAAGTAAAggtgtgattttttttctttttatgaatttaaaaatttatagttgaTCACAATAACATCAAAGAGAAGATGTCAGATGATAATCaagcaattatttttttaaattcattgtactacaaaaaaaatggtctacaatgacaattattttttgtcacGAATAAAAtctatgacagttatttacagTCATAGTATCGAGAGGCATGGAAAGTTCTTCCATGGCAGTTTTCAATAACTGTTGCAATAACTGTTGCAATAAGTTTTTTcctgacaaaaaataaatgttgttaattactattttatgacaacaaataaatgtcatattttatattatgacaataaataactgtcatcattTGCATATTAACAacagttaaaaaaatgtcgcaagtttgtttattatgacattttttaaatgttaaggatatgtcaatcgtgatagttctttttttaaaaaaaataaatgtcatattTTCGAAATTGAcgacaattttctttttttgttaaatataaggcaattgtgacagttttttttaaaaaaattaaatgtcattgttttgctattgacgatAATTTTTTTCTGTCAAATATATGTCAATCGTGAccgtttttttagaaaactaaatgtcattgttttgctattgacaacaattttttcatgTCAAATTTAAGGCAATcgtgataatttttttataacaaaaatgtcattgttttaatataatgacatttattttttgttgcaaATTTCTCAAGTAGTACCGTTCTTTCATATCTCCTTATCGCTTTGTCATAACACGAACCATtttaatgacaataatgttataatacaTAAGACtcatatagaaacaaatgatCGATACTTTAATATAGATACGCTATAATAACTTTgtaatattcgtacatttcTAATCAAGTTTGAATAATTTACAAGTGTGGAATTACAGCCCTTAATCAAAACCAGTGTAAATACtatcataatacatataacatgATTTTCTGTACAAGCATAAACAACCAACCGGTAATCCTTCACCtctaaaaatattctttgttgCTTGAACCATGGTCGAATCCttcatttctaaaaacaaCCAGTGCATTTTGATGACCCTGATTAGCTTCTTTGAAGGAAATATTGTGAACTTTGTAGGCTCCATTAGAATTTACAAAGATAACATGAATATGAGGAAGTAAATACTATGTTTGTGCATACCAAAAAACAGAATACAATCTGCATACCAATATTCCATCTTCATCTCTAAAACCACCTCCACAAAAACAGAATTGTCTTCTTTAATTGATATCACAACTTCAATCTTTGAATATTTACCTCAAATCAATGGAGCCAATGGATATTTAAGGCATAAACAACTCAACTCACCCACCACCATACACCACACTctattaattattcaatagtGTAAGTCAACGAGAAATGCTCAGAGGTCAGAGATGAGCCTACcaacaataatagaaaaaaaaatcagagatGACTTTAGGAAATTAGATATGATATTCTCAACTAAAATCCTTAGTATAAAATGGGTTTGATCGGACATACAACCAAGTTAGATAACATCTTGTAGATAATGGATGAACTTGACCACTAAAACTGGGTGCTAATTACTATTAATTTCCTCGATATGTTCCTTCCCTCAACTGATAACATATTTCCCATATTATCTGCTTACCCtccaaagttaaaaaaaatctagataTCCAACAATGCCAAACCAAATGATAATGCATAAATAATAGAACCTatcaaaaaaacatatttgaaatatgCAATAGAGGTGGGCTAGAGAAAGTATATAAAGAAAGTGTAGCTAATATGGAGTAAAGAGAAAATTCCTCAAACAAGTTGTAATATCTACATTTGTAACATAATAGTAAGTCTTTGTAGCTTCCCATATCATCGACATATTCTCTATCATTGTTGAAAAAGTGAAACTGCAGAAAAAGAATGTAGTGGGGTATATTCATCTTTGAGCACAACAAAAATATGGTATTTTGAAGGGTAAGACATAAGATTAACTTTCAACTAGGTATAAAAACTTTAGTAATCACTCTTGTCTTATAAGTCAGTTCTGCACCTATAGGGAAAAAGGATAAACACTTCTCCATTGAACTACAGTTTCGACACCCTCCAAATTGAGAAGAACACAGTTAAACTTTAATTGAGAGtacttaaaattaatatgacGTTATGAATTCATCAAGTTTTTTAGTGACAAAAGttcattttaatataactttttttccaaTTGCTAAGAGACTTGTACTAGCATAATAGCTTTACGTGACTCTTGTACCACTAAAAGGAGGATCAAAATATCCTCGAAGAAGCTTatgtaaaatagttttaagCATGATATGTTGAACACACGAAATGGTGGATATAATTGAGCATAAATTTTTACTAGAAGAAATATGGTCTTTAATGTcagttgaagaaaataaaaatggaggtttaatgtcggttttaaaaaCACGGATGtttaatgtcagttttaaactgacattaaagagaaaagattAATGCTGGGTTTAAACCGATATTAATCCTTTCCTtttgatgtcggtttaaaaacgacattaaacatccattttttgaaaaacgacattaaaggccagatttcttctagtgttaaaaggaaaaatattttgtattgaaTCTTTTTACTGTAATTTTATCCTTTGTTTACTTAATCTATATATCCATGaagttataatatttttaatgcaGCTATGACTTTTGACATCATTCTTTCACTTTTAGTTTTACTTGTACGCAAGTTTGGCTGCTTGCATTTTAGGGCTTTAATTTCTCCTAGCACTTTAACAATATTCACCCAACTAAACTATGtgaaataaagtttcatttatGATCTAGGCGTTTAATATCAAGGAAACTTATTTAGGAAATCTTTCTAAAGTTTATTAAGCGAGCAAGTTTTACCTCAAACCTCTTTCGTAAAATTTTTCTGCCGAATAAtcttatcattcattttttataatgaagACCTTGCAAGACTCTAAATTTAGGGGTGTGTGAGGTCAGAGCTAAAGCttgtgaaattttttgaaaatcctATTaagatgttttaaaataagacGGTTTATTCAAAGTTAAAGCTAAGccaaaaagtataaaaatttcaaaaatttatttcattctttcattcaattaaaataacaactcCAATGTCGTCTCCTCTCGCCAAAAATAAGAAGCATAGCTTCAAAAGTAAAAGTCTAGAAAGTTGAGTAATAAGAGGCGATATGAGTTATAGttgaagagagaaatagaCTCGTAGAGCGCgtttaataaaaacattctTTCGCCAAATAAAAGGAGTCGGAATTCTTCATCtttaaatagaaatgaaaagaaaaaaaaaagactttggTGGAAGGTTAAGTTATATGCAGAAgtttaacattaaattttcaattaagtagagcttgaaataaataaataaataagaataaaagcattgcatgtttatatatatggtaAGGTTTTGATTTCAAAGATGTGTATATTATATGTCATAAGTTGGGTAAGGCGTTACTAAAGGCATATGTATATAgtaagataataataaatgcaTGCAAATgccaacaaatatttttctacattaattttcatcacaaatcaaactaaaataactttattaaacaacaatttccctttttaacTGCCTAACAAAAAGAttccttgacgttttaaaaaaggtatatatatatatggcaaggtaattataatttataagaattcatttttataaatgataaaatgtagcaaaaattttatattgacGGATAGGTATTGATAGACTAAACAtgaataaaaatctatcaatgtctattagtgtctatcgttaataaaatttcaaaatttgttgtattttgtaaatattggatcattttgttatttttgaaaaaaaagatcaatttataataagatATGTTGGATATAGTTACGAGagataatgaaataattttaaaaaattatgttgaaaAACCTCGTaccattcaaaataaaagagtataaatacattttcaagtgtctaatttaaaaaatgagtattttttttacaaaatttgaatattttgtaatattaggtgtaatttttcattttctttccatcgttttttactcttctttcattcaacttttttttttatatataaaactgaTTAAATCTAAATAGTCATGTACCAGATAGTCATatttaaacaatcgtgtaacaaaaattcttgaaaaaaaaatggctactgaaatctaaatgatcaaatctaaacaattgtatAGGAAATAaaagtcaaatctaaacgatcgtttaccaaATACATTATACGTTGGGTTTCAATTAATTACGggacattttttgtattttccattGTAGGCATGTAggcttttttcattttcgaaattatttaaatattttgtcactttgttatattttacttttaattcttttaatctaattaaatagTCATTTggagataaaattaaaattttcatctagtaaacaaacacaattaaaatcataaattttcatgGTAAGgtgataatataatattttcatcattggatattggtacacgtttagatttgactacaaCCAAATCtaacaaacataaaagatcttgaaaaaaaaaaaagtttagatttgggtagataaaaatctaaacgatcatttaaccaaatctaaacgattttggTACAAgagatcgtgtaccaaatatattcGTGTGCAAGTGGTCAATTAAGTGCGTGTTGACTGagacatttttggtatttttcattgtgagCTTATGATCTTTTTccgttttcaaatttgttctatacaatgtaaatattttggtggtttttatatgtttgaaaaaattcaTCATATTTACagattttttccaaaataataaaaacaaactaacTATTTACATCTcacttataataaaaacaataaaagacaaaaatacactacactttatttttctacaaaatataaacatttttatttgcaaataaattatatagatatttttatttaatcctTTTAGTACAAAAACTAGAGGAAAATTCAAACGTTTCACCTCTAGATGAAATGTAATGTCAAGTATCGCTGAACACTCTTACTTTAACTTTTACGTaatgttatataatttataactcatacataatatatacatatatatcggaaaactttttaaaatagtagattttacaaaatagtgatagaatccaaaattttgctatagcttgtaaatattttaatttattttgctatttttaaagatgttcGGAATGAATTGAGATTATTgtctaacattttttattatttaataaaaatttgtattttaaattttgattcaatgaATATGTTTTCAGAATTTACAAAGTTGAATtcgaaaataattttctaaaacaaaacctaaaacaACATAgctaaattgaaattaagatcatattgcatttttgTGGTAAGCTCTAATCCTAATGATTATTTAAAGTCACGTTTGACAAGTCTTCGTACCATCTTCGTTAATCGAACACTTTGTGTCGTCACCGATGACCTTTCATACCTTTCGAATCAAACGTTAAATGGACAATTGGATAACCCGAAGCAACAAGTCTTTACGAGTTGCATGAAAAAGTATCAAATGAGTAAAGATTCTATacaaattgagaaattgtGTTGGAGTATCATTTGTCACAAATTGATGGCTTATTAGATCTTGTTGAGATTAACTTTGAAGGATTTGTAGAAGAATCCTCAACTTGGAAGTCGAGATATGGTTAATTATGTGAACTCTCTCTTGCATCTTTCGTTACAAATCAATAATCTCACATTATATGTAATCATATACGAAGCTCGTTATGGTCCATCCATtacttcttaattattatatgtatttcatacatttagttttcattttatttcgtTGTAGGTATTCTATTCTTGTCTGTTTGGTACTTTGATCTagctattttaaattaatatgatCAATAAAGGATTTGTGTTTAACTATTCTcgtttattcaaatttataactgcgtttaatttgaaataacttttcaaatgcttacttaattatatatataaatgtcaTCCGAAACAAGTTGCCTTAAGTAGTTTTTGGCTGCTAGTTTCTTAAAATCTTTACTGGTGGTTAGATATATTAATTGTcatttggggggggggggggggggggggggggtttGCATGTTTTATACATCTACTAGTTTCCATATATTATTTCACCAATTGAATCATGATGCAAACGTTTTGAGTTGACAccaaaatgagaataaaatgCTTATTGAAATGAAGATCTATttacaaagttttaaaaaaacctaaaaaccAGCTCTAAATGGTATGCCAGTTTGAGGTAACCATTGAGTcccattaataaatatttcaacagTAAAAGTTGCAACTTCTTTTGCGTTATTTAACACATGATAACCAGGCCAATTAACCCTTTGAGAAGTGTTGGCTCCTCCACCACTGTTATTGTATTCTGCATAATACAATAAATTCTCTGGCACTCCCGGCCACTCCAACCATCCTTTAGGTTGAACCACATTGTCAAGAAATGAATCAATGAAAACAACCATTGAGTACATTCTCCATGGTCGTCCAAGAAACACTGTTACCTTGTCCTTACTTGATGCTATCTCTGGCGACACAGTCACTTTGCAGTTTTGGAAGATGAAGCCGCTCAGAGCACTTAAACTTGGTTTCGATTGTGCTGTTACGGTAATTTGAACGTCAAATAATCGAGCGTATATATTACAATCTTGGAATACAACAAGCCCGTTTCCAAAAATGAAGTCGACGCTTCCATAGATATCACATTCTTTGAAGAACTGGGGAAGTGCTCCAGCATAGAGAGTATCTTGATAACCCAAAAACACACACTTGTAGTAAGCTGTGTGTTTTGCTTGGTCAAGAACAGCAATTGCTTGGCCTTCATTTGGTCCAGCAGTGTTTTGAAAGGTCAAGAACTGAGCCATGAAGTTTGCTCCATTTACAGCttccaaaatcaaacattgtttgagtaataaattataaaatttactaaccatttgattttttaaaattaaacctatattttttttcttcaacttcttacctgttgttttctttaagagagtttaatttttagtcAAGTGTTTGAAAacgaatgatttttttaaataaaacaagaaaatgaaaggtaAAATGGTGTTTCTGTAtagatctaatttttaaaagttaaaaacaaaaaaaatatgattaccAAATAAGTTCTTGTTAAAATGAGGGTCAGGATA encodes:
- the LOC105435686 gene encoding probable pectinesterase/pectinesterase inhibitor 39, giving the protein MEKKLSLDGTGNFVKINDAIAAAPNFSTTRFYIHVKPGTYKEIIEVPYEKTCIALIGDDASTTIIVNNRSNGTGSSTASSATLTVNGANFMAQFLTFQNTAGPNEGQAIAVLDQAKHTAYYKCVFLGYQDTLYAGALPQFFKECDIYGSVDFIFGNGLVVFQDCNIYARLFDVQITVTAQSKPSLSALSGFIFQNCKVTVSPEIASSKDKVTVFLGRPWRMYSMVVFIDSFLDNVVQPKGWLEWPGVPENLLYYAEYNNSGGGANTSQRVNWPGYHVLNNAKEVATFTVEIFINGTQWLPQTGIPFRAGF